A genome region from Diorhabda carinulata isolate Delta chromosome 2, icDioCari1.1, whole genome shotgun sequence includes the following:
- the LOC130904052 gene encoding serine hydrolase-like protein isoform X5, with protein MDNAGTFNRLMPYLPNMFYYVGIDLPGHGKSSHFPPHVPIHVFNFLLTYKRISEHFKRKFIILGHSFGAQIGYIFAQLYPEKVKKLIMLDSITVFPQTALNFATYLRDKTNFYIQIEEKITNGVPPSYTKEEALHRLHTGRSYAPIKLEGAVALLERSINEIDDGKYIFTLDQRIKNTIVPLRNLRNVAEAIEFYPVRCPLLIILATESTSQQIYFSSILQLLKRQKNVRIKYAEGNHDVHNDYPERVAPLINKFLLYKSNKL; from the exons ATGGACAACGCTGGTACTTTCAATCGATTAATGCCCTATTTACCCAATATGTTTTATTACGTTGGTATAGATTTACCGGGTCATGGTAAATCTTCCCATTTCCCACCACACGTTCCCATTCACGTGTTTAATTTCTTACTAACGTACAAACGTATAAGCGAACATTTCAagaggaaatttattatattaggCCATAGTTTTGGAGCTCAAATTGGATATATTTTTGCTCAGTTGTATccagaaaaagttaaaaaactgATTATGTTGGATTCAATAACAGTATTTCCACAAACAGCGTTAAATTTTGCAACGTACCTTAGggataaaactaatttttatattcaaattgaagagaaaataacCAACGGTGTTCCACCTAGTTATACAAAGGAAGAAGCTCTGCACAGATTGCATACTGGTCGAAGTTACGCTCCAATCAAATTAGAAGGAGCTGTAGCTTTGCTAGAAAGATCTATAAATGAAATCGAtgatggaaaatatatatttacattagatcaaagaataaaaaataccatTGTACCTCTAAGGAATTTAAG AAATGTTGCAGAGGCAATCGAATTTTATCCAGTACGTTGTCCGTTGCTTATAATCTTAGCAACAGAATCTACTTctcaacaaatttatttcagttCAATACTACAGTTATTAAAAAGACAGAAAAACGTGCGAATTAAGTATGCCGAAGGAAACCATGACGTCCACAATGACTATCCAGAAAGAGTTGCACCATTAATCAATAAGTTTTTGTTGTATAAATCTAATAAACTTTAA
- the LOC130904052 gene encoding serine hydrolase-like protein 2 isoform X4, with protein MFRISTANKAAIAKTWGDESDPIILCVHGIMDNAGSFDRLIPMLPTSFYYVCIDLPGHGKSSHFPSHLPIHTLNFILVYKQVSIYFKKKLIILGHSYGGQLGFVYAQMYPQCVEKLIMLETVTIYPVPTKIFVDYLVDRLENYFKIGDNLKNKQPPTYTLEQALNKVQHGRNYSSIKRETAEVLLKRAIEPEGDRFKFTLDQRMKNFVNPLRDHRYNMESMNTFPVKCPILMILGNQNGFQLKIMDPIIKFLKKWKNVDVKIVDGNHDVHNDYPEKVGSYINNFLLLKKGKL; from the exons ATGTTCAGGATATCTACCGCGAACAAAGCTGCAATTG CAAAAACATGGGGTGATGAATCGGATCCAATAATACTGTGCGTTCATGGAATCATGGACAACGCTGGAAGTTTTGATAGATTGATACCAATGCTACCAACTTCGTTTTACTACGTCTGTATCGATTTACCAGGACATGGGAAATCTTCCCATTTTCCATCTCATCTCCCAATTCACACATTAAACTTCATTTTAGTATATAAACAAGTGTCGATATACTTTAAAAAGAAGTTAATCATTTTGGGGCACAGTTATGGAGGACAGTTGGGTTTTGTTTATGCCCAAATGTATCCCCAATGCGTAGAGAAACTTATTATGTTGGAGACAGTGACTATATACCCAGTACCAACCAAAATTTTCGTTGATTATTTGGTTGATAGATtggaaaactattttaaaattggtgataatttgaaaaacaaacagcCACCTACTTATACACTAGAACAGGCTTTAAATAAAGTCCAACATGGTAGAAATTATAGTAGTATAAAACGGGAAACCGCCGAGGTTTTATTAAAAAGGGCAATAGAACCAGAAGGAGATCGTTTTAAATTCACTTTGGAtcaaaggatgaaaaatttcGTAAATCCTTTAAGAGACCACCGGTATAATATGGAATCTATGAATACTTTTCCAGTCAAATGCCCCATACTAATGATTTTAGGTAATCAAAACGGTTTTCAGTTGAAAATAATGGAtcctattataaaatttttgaaaaaatggaaaaatgttgaTGTGAAAATAGTCGATGGTAATCACGACGTTCACAATGACTATCCAGAAAAAGTGGGAtcttatataaacaattttctgttgttgaaaaaaggaaaattataa
- the LOC130904050 gene encoding protein arginine N-methyltransferase 9-like — MLRQTNKKPEMASRVPRLGEHQKKNNSLFYLKKAKQACVKNDYAEAYENFVLYFESLNDPSNSTSAVQTVFTKLVCKMGAVLEETSNIEELLKCYIQALNLFPDNYVILNNLGAYMFKISEIDIARRYLERAVKVNKNYLPAEINLMHVKWHQIPRWHFRMLNDKSRNLAYENAIKSVVKEGYKHVVDIGAGCGLLSLITAQLPGTSIVAIEENKQLYNMCLDVIKKNEVTNVKVLHCYSTDLEEPPDKCNLLVTEVFDCALFGERALESIYHASTVLRTEEDYKIIPCGAKLYVTGLSCPDLVKQHKWTNAKSLKLLNLENVCLTEYDLEPYEAETLLERDVKYMTDIHQVFDIDFYNLEQITEMLNDDSHEKIVQLRCIEEGELQAFAIWFDLNLTENISITTNPLDEEQVTCWEQAIVCLDHPVRVVEGTVVTVRVTVRDCGINATLLETAAGDHTCYKVSKEVVTFLNDQKLVDCVCALAQKFWNTNLTVVDNNVCPLLGFLLAKNNCSTVYHPIKTEADKTFFEYVLSVNHIPKERFIIVSELEITAGQETCIFFFDTINVDGSLENCCFKKSEIGTSINIPQSLIIVVQLISSPYIEFCNRVDDENVLEFKIAEIINEYSGYEHPNLERLMYTEHSPPVKFQLEGDGVKSKDIIVTRGGVTNALLLWYDIQFYEDIVYSTLNSIHFKKTCFFFAEPKEIQLGDGISIKMQRNGTYMKFYI; from the exons ATGTTAcgacaaacaaataaaaaaccaGAAATGGCATCAAGAGTTCCCCGGCTAGGTGaacatcaaaagaaaaataacagtCTCTTTTATTTGAAGAAGGCCAAACAAGCCTGTGTTAAGAATGATTATGCTGAAGCTTACGAAAACTTCGTTCTTTACTTCGAAAGTTTGAACGACCCTTCGAATTCTACTTCTGCCGTTCAAACGGTTTTTACTAAACTCGTTTGTAAGATGGGAGCCGTTTTAGAAGAAACTTCAAATATAGAAGAACTTCTCAAATGTTATATTCAAGCTTTAAATCTTTTCCCCGACAATTATGTGATCCTAAATAATTTGGGAGCATATATGTTCAA GATATCTGAGATTGATATAGCTCGAAGATACCTAGAAAGAGCTGTCAAAGTTAATAAGAATTATCTCCCTGCCGAAATCAATTTGATGCACGTGAAATGGCACCAGATACCCAGGTGGCATTTTAGAATGCTCAATGATAAAAGTAGAAATTTAGCGTATGAGAACGCCATTAAATCTGTGGTTAAAGAAGGATATAAGCATGTCGTGGATATTGGAGCAGGATGTGGACTTTTAAGCCTCATAACAGCACAATTACCTGGAACTTCCATTGTggcaattgaagaaaataaacagTTGTATAATATGTGCTTAGATGTGATCAAGAAGAATGAAGTTACCAATGTTAAAGTGCTTCATTGCTATTCTACAGATTTGGAAG AACCACCAGATAAATGCAATTTGTTAGTAACTGAAGTATTTGATTGTGCCCTATTTGGTGAAAGGGCTTTAGAAAGTATATACCATGCTTCAACTGTTTTAAGAACGGAAGAGGATTATAAAATAATTCCTTGTGGGGCAAAATTGTATGTTACAG GTCTAAGCTGTCCTGATCTAGTTAAACAACATAAATGGACTAATGCTAAATCCTTAAAACTACTGAATCTCGAAAACGTCTGCTTAACAGAATATGATTTAGAACCATACGAGGCAGAAACTTTATTAGAAAGGGATGTTAAATACATGACTGACATCCATCAAGTGTTCGATATAGACTTCTACAATTTAGAACAAATCACGGAAATGTTGAACGACGATTCACACGAAAAAATAGTTCAGTTGAGGTGCATCGAAGAGGGAGAGTTACAGGCTTTTGCAATATGGTTCGATTTGAATCTGACGGAAAATATAAGCATTACTACTAATCCATTGGACGAAGAACAAGTCACTTGCTGGGAACAAGCCATTGTTTGCTTGGATCATCCAGTTAGAGTTGTCGAAGGAACTGTTGTAACTGTTAGAGTTACAGTTAGAGATTGTGGGATAAATGCCACTTTGTTGGAGACTGCCGCCGGCGATCACACATGTTACAAAGTTTCAAAAGAAGTTGTAACATTTTTGAATGATCAGAAGCTGGTTGATTGTGTGTGCGCCTTAGCGCAGAAGTTTTGGAATACAAATCTCACT gtTGTCGATAACAACGTCTGTCCGTTATTAGGATTCTTACTAGCCAAAAATAATTGTTCTACAGTTTACCATCCGATCAAAACAGAAGCCGATAAAACGTTTTTCGAATACGTTTTGTCGGTGAATCACATACCGAAAGAACGATTCATTATAGTCAGCGAATTAGAAATCACCGCGGGTCAAGAAACGTGCATTTTCTTTTTCGATACAATTAACGTTGATGGATCGTTGGAAAATTGCTGTTTTAAAAAAAGCGAAATAGGAACGTCGATAAACATACCGCAGAGTTTGATTATCGTCGTTCAATTGATCAGTTCGCCgtatattgaattttgtaaCAGAGTCGACGATGAGAATGTCTTAGAATTCAAAATCGCCGAAATTATCAACGAATATTCG GGTTACGAGCATCCGAATTTAGAACGATTGATGTACACAGAGCATTCGCCTCCGgttaaatttcaattagaagGAGACGGGGTGAAATCCAAAGATATAATAGTCACCAGAGGCGGAGTGACAAACGCCTTATTGTTGTGGTACGATATACAATTCTACGAAGACATTGTATACTCGACTTTGAATAgtatacattttaaaaagaCTTGTTTTTTCTTTGCGGAACCAAAAGAAATCCAATTAGGAGATGGTATTAGCATAAAAATGCAAAGAAACGGtacatatatgaaattttatatttaa
- the LOC130904052 gene encoding serine hydrolase-like protein isoform X6, whose protein sequence is MDNAGSFDRLIPMLPTSFYYVCIDLPGHGKSSHFPSHLPIHTLNFILVYKQVSIYFKKKLIILGHSYGGQLGFVYAQMYPQCVEKLIMLETVTIYPVPTKIFVDYLVDRLENYFKIGDNLKNKQPPTYTLEQALNKVQHGRNYSSIKRETAEVLLKRAIEPEGDRFKFTLDQRMKNFVNPLRDHRYNMESMNTFPVKCPILMILGNQNGFQLKIMDPIIKFLKKWKNVDVKIVDGNHDVHNDYPEKVGSYINNFLLLKKGKL, encoded by the coding sequence ATGGACAACGCTGGAAGTTTTGATAGATTGATACCAATGCTACCAACTTCGTTTTACTACGTCTGTATCGATTTACCAGGACATGGGAAATCTTCCCATTTTCCATCTCATCTCCCAATTCACACATTAAACTTCATTTTAGTATATAAACAAGTGTCGATATACTTTAAAAAGAAGTTAATCATTTTGGGGCACAGTTATGGAGGACAGTTGGGTTTTGTTTATGCCCAAATGTATCCCCAATGCGTAGAGAAACTTATTATGTTGGAGACAGTGACTATATACCCAGTACCAACCAAAATTTTCGTTGATTATTTGGTTGATAGATtggaaaactattttaaaattggtgataatttgaaaaacaaacagcCACCTACTTATACACTAGAACAGGCTTTAAATAAAGTCCAACATGGTAGAAATTATAGTAGTATAAAACGGGAAACCGCCGAGGTTTTATTAAAAAGGGCAATAGAACCAGAAGGAGATCGTTTTAAATTCACTTTGGAtcaaaggatgaaaaatttcGTAAATCCTTTAAGAGACCACCGGTATAATATGGAATCTATGAATACTTTTCCAGTCAAATGCCCCATACTAATGATTTTAGGTAATCAAAACGGTTTTCAGTTGAAAATAATGGAtcctattataaaatttttgaaaaaatggaaaaatgttgaTGTGAAAATAGTCGATGGTAATCACGACGTTCACAATGACTATCCAGAAAAAGTGGGAtcttatataaacaattttctgttgttgaaaaaaggaaaattataa
- the LOC130904054 gene encoding serine hydrolase-like protein has product MNVDKRNKNLVINEFQIPVPWGHIAIKAWGDNKNPHVLLFHGIADNAGSFDNLIPYLSASFYYICVDLPGHGFSSPFPPHLPIHSTDFLIVFKLVVDYFEKQKYTIIGHSYGGQIGLLFARVYPQHVEKFISLDGLVLFAIEAKESMKILKSRLEKHEEIVAAKPETYTYEEALNLISKNRFHGEVLTREACEPLLKRCLHLQDNGRYIITTDQRIKSYINPLHDMRYRIETLKYDPIKCPTLMIYTKLNDRPRKKYHKLLEKLHANKNITVQYIDGDHDIHNKKPTAVAPYINKFLLIQKSKV; this is encoded by the exons ATGAACGTAGATAAacgtaataaaaatttggttatCAATGAGTTTCAAATACCAGTTCCATGGGGACATATTGCAA TAAAAGCTTGGGGAGACAACAAAAATCCACATGTCTTGCTATTTCATGGAATTGCAGATAATGCAGGAAGTTTTGATAATCTAATTCCATACTTATCAGCTAGCTTTTATTACATTTGTGTCGATCTTCCTGGACATGGATTCTCCTCGCCGTTTCCACCACATTTACCTATACATTCAACAGATTTTCTCATAGTATTCAAATTGGTGGTcgactattttgaaaaacaaaagtataccATAATAGGACACAGTTACGGAGGTCAGATTGGTTTGCTGTTTGCTAGAGTGTATCCACAACATGTGGAAAAATTCATATCTTTAGACGGTTTGGTTTTGTTTGCGATAGAAGCAAAAGAATCCATGAAAATTCTAAAATCGCGATTAGAAAAGCATGAAGAGATAGTTGCAGCCAAGCCTGAAACTTATACCTACGAAGAAGCCTTAAATCTCATTTCCAAAAATAGATTTCATGGTGAGGTTTTAACTAGAGAAGCGTGTGAACCTTTGTTGAAGAGATGTTTGCATTTACAAG ATAACGGAAGGTATATCATAACCACAGATCAACGTATAAAGTCTTATATAAATCCTCTTCATGATATGAGATATAGAATAGAGACTTTAAAGTACGATCCCATAAAATGTCCAACTTTAATGATATATACTAAACTCAACGACCGACCAAGGAAAAAGTACCATAAGTTGCTGGAAAAACTGCAcgcaaataaaaacattaccGTTCAATATATTGATGGAGACCATGATATACATAACAAGAAACCGACGGCAGTAGCtccttatataaataaatttttgttaatacaaAAGTCTAAagtatag
- the LOC130904052 gene encoding serine hydrolase-like protein isoform X1: MTSNCSTNTKQIGEIEIPVPWGYVAAKTWGEPEDPLVLCFHGIMDNAGTFNRLMPYLPNMFYYVGIDLPGHGKSSHFPPHVPIHVFNFLLTYKRISEHFKRKFIILGHSFGAQIGYIFAQLYPEKVKKLIMLDSITVFPQTALNFATYLRDKTNFYIQIEEKITNGVPPSYTKEEALHRLHTGRSYAPIKLEGAVALLERSINEIDDGKYIFTLDQRIKNTIVPLRNLRNVAEAIEFYPVRCPLLIILATESTSQQIYFSSILQLLKRQKNVRIKYAEGNHDVHNDYPERVAPLINKFLLYKSNKL; this comes from the exons atgacaagtAACTGTAGTACTAATACTAAACAAATAGGAGAAATCGAAATACCTGTTCCTTGGGGATATGTAGCAg CTAAAACATGGGGAGAACCAGAAGACCCTCTAGTTCTCTGTTTCCACGGTATTATGGACAACGCTGGTACTTTCAATCGATTAATGCCCTATTTACCCAATATGTTTTATTACGTTGGTATAGATTTACCGGGTCATGGTAAATCTTCCCATTTCCCACCACACGTTCCCATTCACGTGTTTAATTTCTTACTAACGTACAAACGTATAAGCGAACATTTCAagaggaaatttattatattaggCCATAGTTTTGGAGCTCAAATTGGATATATTTTTGCTCAGTTGTATccagaaaaagttaaaaaactgATTATGTTGGATTCAATAACAGTATTTCCACAAACAGCGTTAAATTTTGCAACGTACCTTAGggataaaactaatttttatattcaaattgaagagaaaataacCAACGGTGTTCCACCTAGTTATACAAAGGAAGAAGCTCTGCACAGATTGCATACTGGTCGAAGTTACGCTCCAATCAAATTAGAAGGAGCTGTAGCTTTGCTAGAAAGATCTATAAATGAAATCGAtgatggaaaatatatatttacattagatcaaagaataaaaaataccatTGTACCTCTAAGGAATTTAAG AAATGTTGCAGAGGCAATCGAATTTTATCCAGTACGTTGTCCGTTGCTTATAATCTTAGCAACAGAATCTACTTctcaacaaatttatttcagttCAATACTACAGTTATTAAAAAGACAGAAAAACGTGCGAATTAAGTATGCCGAAGGAAACCATGACGTCCACAATGACTATCCAGAAAGAGTTGCACCATTAATCAATAAGTTTTTGTTGTATAAATCTAATAAACTTTAA
- the LOC130904052 gene encoding serine hydrolase-like protein 2 isoform X2, whose product MTSNCSTNTKQIGEIEIPVPWGYVAAKTWGDESDPIILCVHGIMDNAGSFDRLIPMLPTSFYYVCIDLPGHGKSSHFPSHLPIHTLNFILVYKQVSIYFKKKLIILGHSYGGQLGFVYAQMYPQCVEKLIMLETVTIYPVPTKIFVDYLVDRLENYFKIGDNLKNKQPPTYTLEQALNKVQHGRNYSSIKRETAEVLLKRAIEPEGDRFKFTLDQRMKNFVNPLRDHRYNMESMNTFPVKCPILMILGNQNGFQLKIMDPIIKFLKKWKNVDVKIVDGNHDVHNDYPEKVGSYINNFLLLKKGKL is encoded by the exons atgacaagtAACTGTAGTACTAATACTAAACAAATAGGAGAAATCGAAATACCTGTTCCTTGGGGATATGTAGCAg CAAAAACATGGGGTGATGAATCGGATCCAATAATACTGTGCGTTCATGGAATCATGGACAACGCTGGAAGTTTTGATAGATTGATACCAATGCTACCAACTTCGTTTTACTACGTCTGTATCGATTTACCAGGACATGGGAAATCTTCCCATTTTCCATCTCATCTCCCAATTCACACATTAAACTTCATTTTAGTATATAAACAAGTGTCGATATACTTTAAAAAGAAGTTAATCATTTTGGGGCACAGTTATGGAGGACAGTTGGGTTTTGTTTATGCCCAAATGTATCCCCAATGCGTAGAGAAACTTATTATGTTGGAGACAGTGACTATATACCCAGTACCAACCAAAATTTTCGTTGATTATTTGGTTGATAGATtggaaaactattttaaaattggtgataatttgaaaaacaaacagcCACCTACTTATACACTAGAACAGGCTTTAAATAAAGTCCAACATGGTAGAAATTATAGTAGTATAAAACGGGAAACCGCCGAGGTTTTATTAAAAAGGGCAATAGAACCAGAAGGAGATCGTTTTAAATTCACTTTGGAtcaaaggatgaaaaatttcGTAAATCCTTTAAGAGACCACCGGTATAATATGGAATCTATGAATACTTTTCCAGTCAAATGCCCCATACTAATGATTTTAGGTAATCAAAACGGTTTTCAGTTGAAAATAATGGAtcctattataaaatttttgaaaaaatggaaaaatgttgaTGTGAAAATAGTCGATGGTAATCACGACGTTCACAATGACTATCCAGAAAAAGTGGGAtcttatataaacaattttctgttgttgaaaaaaggaaaattataa
- the LOC130904049 gene encoding uncharacterized protein LOC130904049 — MNTNEVLKFVSTISNQIIEEINSSSEIFERYLNDYKNVPIKLQPLPIILDFLNKIDNKTAEDKLDKMSNKNSIFLNKLEKEKDELQQKLDDLEKCNIEAEKTVKTLEQKLMSLKAKQSKMDKKRAEILVYKLLTNTTFCYESNCVKGYVIGEFPEKFKCFDLNPKKLSSKEITDALYETLNKVYNDPTEEEEKDEEKKLQNDIQT; from the exons ATGAATACCAACGAAGTACTAAAATTTGTATCAACTATAAGTAATCAAATAATAGAGGAAATTAACTCATCTTCCGAAATATTTGAGAGATACCTTAATGATTACAAAAATGTACCAATAAAATTACAGCCTCTACCTATAATTTTGGATTTCCTaaacaaaattgataataaaacagCTGAAGATAAGTTGGACAAAATGTCTAATAAAAACagcatatttttaaataaactcgAGAAAGAAAAG GATGAATTACAACAAAAACTGGATGATTTAGAAAAATGCAATATTGAAGCagaaaaaacagtaaaaactttagaacaaaaattaatgagtCTTAAAGCTAAACAatcaaaaatggataaaaaaag GGCTGAAATATTAGTCTACAAGTTACTGACTAACACAACTTTTTGTTATGAATCTAATTGTGTCAAAGGCT ATGTTATTGGTGAATTTCCGGAAAAATTTAAGTGTTTTGATTTGAATCCAAAGAAATTATCTTCCAAAGAAATTACTGATGCTTTATATGAAACATTGAATAAAGTTTATAATGATCcaacagaagaagaagaaaaagatgagGAGAAAAAGTTGCAAAATGATATACAAACTTAA
- the LOC130904052 gene encoding serine hydrolase-like protein isoform X3: protein MTSNCSTNTKQIGEIEIPVPWGYVAAKTWGKESDPLILCLHGIMDNAGSFDKLIPLLPSSYYYVCIDLPGHGRSSKFPPHLPLQTINFLLVYKEASRYFKRKFIIMGHSYGGKLGFFYAQMYPEFVDKLILLESTNFYPVSSDNYIKYLIDKTNSYFKINDILKSKKPPEYTREEALDRVQNNRSFKPVERDVAVALLARAIEPVGARVKFTLDQRIKNFIDPLRDHRYLRDCTEACPIKCPALIILGKESTYHKKIMGPFIKLLEAWKNVVLVVVEGGHDVHNEYPERIAHYINKFLLKNIAKL, encoded by the exons atgacaagtAACTGTAGTACTAATACTAAACAAATAGGAGAAATCGAAATACCTGTTCCTTGGGGATATGTAGCAg CTAAAACATGGGGCAAAGAATCAGATCCTCTGATATTGTGCCTTCATGGCATCATGGATAACGCTGGAAGCTTTGACAAACTAATACCTTTACTTCCTTCCAGCTACTATTATGTTTGTATCGATTTACCAGGACATGGAAGGTCGTCTAAATTTCCACCCCATCTACCTCTTCAAACCATCAATTTCCTTTTGGTATATAAAGAAGCGAGTAGATATTTTAAAAGGAAATTTATCATTATGGGACACAGTTATGGAGGAAAATTGGGCTTTTTCTATGCTCAGATGTATCCGGAATTTGTAGATAAACTTATTTTGCTGGAGTCAACGAATTTCTACCCGGTTTCAAGTGataactatataaaatatttaatcgaTAAAACTAacagttattttaaaattaacgaTATTTTGAAATCCAAAAAACCACCTGAGTATACCCGAGAAGAAGCTTTGGATAGAGTACAAAATAATAGAAGTTTCAAGCCTGTTGAACGAGATGTTGCAGTAGCTTTGTTAGCGAGAGCTATAGAGCCAGTGGGAGCCCGCGTTAAATTTACCTTGgatcaaagaataaaaaattttattgatccTCTAAGGGATCATCGATATTTGAGAGATTGCACGGAGGCTTGTCCGATAAAATGTCCCGCACTTATAATATTGGGAAAAGAAAGTACTtaccacaaaaaaattatgggaccttttataaaattgttagaGGCATGGAAAAATGTTGTCTTGGTAGTAGTTGAAGGCGGTCATGATGTGCATAATGAATACCCAGAACGTATTGcacattatataaataaatttttgttaaaaaatattgctAAATTGTAG